Proteins encoded in a region of the Ascaphus truei isolate aAscTru1 unplaced genomic scaffold, aAscTru1.hap1 HAP1_SCAFFOLD_708, whole genome shotgun sequence genome:
- the LOC142486016 gene encoding histone H4 has product MTGRGKGGKGLGKGGAKRHRKVLRDNIQGITKPAIRRLARRGGVKRISGLIYEETRGVLKVFLENVIRDAVTYTEHAKRKTVTAMDVVYALKRQGRTLYGFGG; this is encoded by the coding sequence ATGACTGGTCGCGGCAAAGGAGGAAAAGGGCTCGGTAAAGGAGGTGCCAAGAGGCACAGGAAGGTTCTTCGTGACAACATCCAAGGCATAACCAAGCCTGCTATCCGCCGCCTGGCTCGCAGAGGAGGAGTGAAGCGCATCTCCGGTCTCATCTATGAAGAGACCCGTGGGGTGCTCAAGGTTTTCCTGGAGAATGTGATCCGGGACGCGGTCACCTACACCGAGCACGCTAAGAGGAAGACAGTCACCGCTATGGACGTGGTGTATGCTCTCAAGCGCCAGGGCCGCACTCTCTATGGATTCGGAGGCTAA